The Hippoglossus hippoglossus isolate fHipHip1 chromosome 10, fHipHip1.pri, whole genome shotgun sequence DNA segment TTaggttttaaaataacaatgaattATAACAGTCTTGTGCCAAAACAATTCATTTCCTACTGCAGATGCAGCTCTTTGTGAGCAGTGCACAAACATTCAACAGAAGAGTTATTGACTTATTTTTGGCAGAAAGATACAAAATGAAAGAATCGGATGTGGCAGAgaattttaaaacaagtttATATTCAAGCCCTTAACAACAATACAGTTGTTCTGACACAATGTAAGTTCTAGGACACAACTATCAGTTTACATAATTTAACAATCAGTTTTCTAGATGAATTGATAGATTTGTATAGTGTAACCCTGCACATGAATGTGTAGTGGGTCTGACTCTGACCACGCTTCCCTGTAACTATAGCTTTgaagaaacaagaaaatgttCCCTGCCTCTGTCATAGATCAACATTACTACAAACAAaagaccttttttaaatcctttattAACGCAAAACATTAAatctcttttgttgttgttgcaaaTATCAGTATTAATCTCAAAGTTTGATATTTCAGTGAAAAACAGTAGAAACCAGCTGCTGCATTAACACAGACTGACATTGTTGTGAATAAagattttgtgtttctctcctcaggGGCAGGAAGTTGTTTGGAGGCGCTCGGTGCAGGAAAGCCTTTGCTCGTCGTCGTTAATGACAAACTGATGAACAACCACCAACTGGAGCTGGCCCAGCAGCTGCACTTGGACTCCCACCTGTTGTACTGCACATGCAGGTATGTGAGCCACACGGTCCTGCttcagtttatcagtttatgCACACAGGGTTTATTCAGCAAAACAAAAGTAACAAACTTTTGTTCTCCTTGATAAATGTTTCAGCACGCTGACAGAAACGCTGACGACCATGGATCTCTCTGTTCTTCAGCCCTTCTTACCCGGGCGGACAAAAAACTTTGCAAACTTTCTAGACAAAGCTCTCGGTGTTCAGTGAAATTTTACAGcactggttgttttttgttttttttgtatgatgATTTTCTGAATATCATGTCGTAGTTAATGTGACACTGCtgaactttaaaatattttcgATTTCTGAatgtaataaattataataatatctAATTTAAAATCATGTATGTTGTGAATTAgttctttgtatttaaattttgtatttaaatgtattcaaatttttgtttttaaacatttacatacaggaaaaggaaaagacatttACCAGCCTGAAGACTTTCAGTGAAATAATTTGGTTCAGAGATTTGTAGACAGCAAAGAACTTTGAGATGTAACAGAGGCAGCATTGGTTAAAAAACTGTCAACCTTAATCTACAAGCGTCAGGTTTTATCTGTGATTTTCATCCTTATTAGTGCACATGGTTAACTGGTAACTTTTTTTAAGTCAAAGTCAAACCAGCTGTTTGTAGAGTCAAACAGCTGGTTTGTAAATCTAGAGATGGAAAATGTATCCTTAATGTCAACCTCTAATTTTAGACAAAACAACTTATGGCATCTGTTTTATGAAGCTGGTTCCAGCTTTAGTCTTAGTGGCATGAAAGTAAAGCAGTGTTgttattgtatatactgtacatgtagcTCTGTAAACGTTTATCTGAGGTCATAGTGACCTTATTGtaaatagactgtatttatatagtgtcTTAtcagtcttatcgaccactcaaagtgctttacagtacaagtcacattcacttttctatcacacacaccattcattcACTGCTGACACAGCCTTCGGGTTTActttagggttcagtatcttgcccaaggacacgcCAGAATGCTGGAgaagctggggatcaaaccatcaaccctctggttagtggacacCTCTCTACTCCCTTTGGCAGCAGCCAAGCTTATATTTCTGACAATCCACTAATAAACAGTGAGTATGTAATATACTTCTCAGTTTTAACTGTTTACTTAAGTTTGTgtgattgtatttgtgtgtgacagatagTGATGAGGTGTTAACTCGACCGCTCTCTTCTCATGAAGTCCAAACTTACACATCCTGTAAGTCTGTGATTCTCTAATTCTTTAGTCTATTTCTAATTCTATGAAATCTCAGTGCTACAGGCCATCATTTTACTGCAGAGGGCCAAGATCTCAGGCTGGAGGAACCCAAAACTACATAGACTATAAATGTATGTACATGCAATTCATACTGTACAATTTATCACAGTTGTCAAACTATGATAAATTGCACAGTTTGTCTAACACAGTTTGTTACATTCCAGTGAAGTCCTGAAGATGGGGTAAGTAacatattaaaagtaaaaccgGGCAAAAAGAAACAAGGGTAAATGATACATGctacaaattatattttatttacaatttaccCAAAATATTAAACTGTTCAACTCAAAACAAGCTCCTGAGAAAGCCGAGGCCGACCACaaaacctgaaacacaaaaacgACACTTTTAATTCAAAGGAACAATCCCCCTCCCTCTCAACAAGGAGAAACCTTGCAAGTTTCCCACTCAAACGAGTAGAAGCCCACACGTGCACGCAGCATACCAGCTGTCAAATGGCCGGAGAAGACAGGAAAGAGCATTTCAGGGCAAACAAACAGCCAGGTTGTTGTAAATAGTGCCGCATCACAGTGAAGCAGGTTATACCAACTCTTGCCACAAGGGTGAGATGATGTATGAATCTATGACCTTGTAGCTTGATTGACATTTGTCCTCCCAGCACATGTGGAGTGTGCAACCAGTTCCACCAGGTCCTGTCGATCACATCTCAAGTAAAATTGTCTTTATTagcatttaaaaattaaataatggaTTATAACAGAATTGTCATGTAGTTGTCAGCAGCCATAAGGACATTTAAGTGTTAATTAATATGCAGCATATGTTAATCATTTTAACTTCTCCTATGAAGATATTTTGAATGTTATTACCCATGTTTTACTGGAGGAGCATTAATAAACACACCTGTTTACATCCAAATGATTGAgtgttaaaaactgttaatataagataatataaaaaacattttattagtcccactatgGGGAATTTTGCCATCTTCCAGAAGTATAAATAGACATCAGTTCAGTATTAATTAGTAAACACGCATTACTTATAAttataaatggaataaaaactaatcgATATAGTGAAACAGAATATATGCGGTAAAATGAAACACAACTATATGctgatattaaatgttaaacGTGTCACATGACCTTTTTTCCTACTACCgcagtctgtctgtgtatcGGCAGAACAGCAGGAGAGAAGATGCATcgtaaaatgttttcttcctcctgatATTAGGCCGCGCCATCTGCTTCAGTGATCAGCGTATGAGAGGTGTCATCAATCATCTGTGGTGCAGCGGAGACGTGTCCgctgtgtttatttaaacaaaCCAGGATTAGAAATTACATGTGAATCTCTGTTATGTTCAGCTGGTGTGGAGTCACTATTTTTAAGGCCAAGTGTTTAAAATCCTTGCGAAACTGCTGTTATGAAAGACGCACTGTTCAATTTTGGAAAAGTGTGGATGTTGGTCAAAGGCTGTTGTGTGGTTTCTTCACCAGGAGAGTTTAGTTGAACAGGAAATGTTGAATGAAAGGCAGCACATAGTCCAGTTCAACTGTTTAACATCCGAACTAGAGTTAGGAGTCATGACAGGAAACAGATTCAACAGCAACATCATTTACCAACCAGCTGCTTTTTACTGgcaggatagaatcaggattTCACCAGCGTTGGTGTGAATCCCCGACCTTTCTTCAAGTATAGCTGACCTGTTACTGAATGAGTCAGATGTCAAATCACTGTTGTAAATCAGGAATAAGCCATAAGATTATTAGACTTCCCTCTTAGGATAGTCGGCGCTGTTGAAGAGTTTCTGTGGAACTGGAGGATTGTGATGTGAAACTAACGGGGACAGAGAGTTCTCTTCAGTTCCCTCCTTCAGCTTTCAAAATGTTCTGCCATCTCCTTTTGAAGAAGCATAATAGTTTCTGTTTGCGTGGTGACACAGATTAGCAACTGTTTGTATCACCTCGGCTTGATAAAGTAGTCAAAGCTGGTATAGGGAATGTAGgcgttaaaacaacaaaaagtgttAAAGTATGGAGTTGAGTCACAAAAAAGGGGAGAGATTTTATTAGGGACAAACATACCTTATTGAAATCACGTTATAGTGCTGCCTCTGAAAtgttaaatgcattttaatgggTTTTTCCAGCTATATAACATGATGTGATTTGGTTCATTCTTCAGCAGTTTTCCTCACAAGTATTAACCCTGGTCCTGTACCTTTTGATCTTTTCTTTAATTCAATCTCTCCATCAGACGTTCGAGTCTGATTCTACAAGTCACGGGTTTTTGTTACTTTTCCTTGATTCAATTCCACAGGAGTTATTTGGTCTGCACTGGTTCTGCCTGCTTCTCCATTATGATTCACATGATGTTTGTGCAAAGTCCATGTTAATCTAATAGGGAAGGACACTAGTCTACTGTCTCTTGTTTGTCTCCCATACTGAAGAAGCtcctgcagctttttatttacatgcaaaACTCATGTTGTCTGATACATTATGTTATCTGTATATATCCCATGTTAGTACAGGTAGGTAATGTGCTGCAGTGGCTGTATGTGTTCTTATGCagtttttaaagctgctgtatTACACATGTGTGTTATCAACCAACATGCTAACAAGTGGTTTTACATAATACAGATGATTCCCTTGTAAAAACAGTAAGTTGTGCCACGATACAATCAGTCATTTCTCTCTTTAATCATAGTCTTTATTAGTCTTATTTacctctttctgtgtgttttgttaatatttgttaatatttgaATTTTTGCTTTCACAAGAACAACGCTacttttttcctctgtgtttttctgaagaAAGAAATAACGCAGCTCTGAGGTTATTATTGACAAAGTGCCAACACAATCTTTACCTTGGAGTTGGTAAGAAAGCAACCAAAACCCAGAACAGATTCTCGACTGCAACAAACTCAAATGAGCCTCACGACTCCTGCACTCCCACAGAAAGACAACATGATTCGAACCAACGCAATACCAAGATTTCTGATAAAGAACAAACGTCCCATTCATTAAGACAAGAATGGAGTGAATAAG contains these protein-coding regions:
- the zgc:92907 gene encoding UDP-N-acetylglucosamine transferase subunit ALG13 homolog yields the protein MKTVFVTVGTTSFDELIENITSSESVQALKARGYECLVLQVGRGSLLPAADSCPLIRLEAFRFKDSIAEDMKRADLVISHAGAGSCLEALGAGKPLLVVVNDKLMNNHQLELAQQLHLDSHLLYCTCSTLTETLTTMDLSVLQPFLPGRTKNFANFLDKALGVQ